The region AAGGCATCAGCGAACAGCTTTGCCGCTTCGGCATCACCTTCACCGCGCAGGATACGGCCCTGGCGCTCAGATTCCGCCAGCGTCTTGGTGACTTCGTAATCCGCTGCTGCACGCAGCTTCTCAGCCTCTTCCTGGCCCTGTGAACGGTGACGACGGGCTACCGCTTCACGCTCGGCGCGCATACGGTTGTAAATCGCCTCAGACACTTCTGCTGGCAAGTTGATCTGCTTGATACGCACGTCAACCACTTCGATACCCAGCGCAGCCATACTGTTCGGGTTGATCACCGGCACTTTACCGTTGGTCTCCGCCTGAACGCGTTCAGCCGCTTTGGCAATCGCATCATCTGCTGCCGGGGTTGAAACTTCGTCTTCCGTGCCCGCGGTACCGGAGTTCAGGGCATCGCGAACTTCCAGGGTCAGACGACCACGGGAGTCGGTCACGATGTCTTTCACATCCAAACGACCAATCTCGGAACGCAGACGGTCAGAGAACTTACGCTTCAGCAGCACTTCTGCCTGAGAAACGTCACCGCCGCCCGTTGCCAGGAAGTAACGGCTGAAATCGCTGATACGCCATTTGATATAGGAATCAACGATCAGGTCTTTCTTCTCTTTGGTCACGAAACGGTCAGCCTGGTTATCCATGGTCTGGATACGCGCATCAAGCGTTTTCACTGACTGAATGAACGGCACCTTGAAGTGCAGGCCCGGCTCGTAAATTACCGGGCGTTTGTCGCCATCACGCACGACGCTGCTGAACTGGAACTTGATCCCACGCTCGCCTTCTTTCACCACAAAGATCGAGGTATAAAGCACGACCAGTACGATGACGATGATCGCAATAACTGACTTACGCATCCTTATTCCCCCTGACGCTGGTAGTCGTTACGCTGCGCGTTAGCACGGCGTTGGTCCATAATGTCACCATCGTTCGAAGAAGGCGTTGTGTTCGTGCTGGCGCTGCCTGTTGAGGCTGGCGGCAGACGCAGCAGGTTGTTCGCGCCGCTGGTGTCGCCTTTCGCTGCTGGCGCAGAACTGCCTTTCAGCATCTGATCCAGCGGCAGAACCATCAGGTTTCCGCCTTTATTGTCGTTAACCAACACTTTGCGGGTGTGGCTCAGCACTTTTTCCATGGTCTCGATATAGAGACGCTCACGGGTAATTTCCGGTGCCGCTTTATATTCCGGCAGGATCTTCGCAAAGCGAGCCACTTCACCCTGAGCTTCCAGGATGGTCTGCGTCTTATACGCGCGCGCTTCTTCCAGAATACGCTGCGCCTGACCGTTAGCGCGTGGCTGAACTTCGTTGGTGTACGCTTCTGCTTCACGGATGTACTGCTGTTCGTTTTCACGGGCAGCAATCGCATCGTCAAATGCGGCTTTCACCTCTTCCGGCGGACGCGCAGCCTGGAAGTTGACGTCCAGCAGGGTGATACCCATGTTGTACGGACGAATGGTCTCTTCCAGCTCGCGCTGGGTATCGCTACGAATAACGGTACGACCTTCGGTCAGGATACGGTCCATGGTGTATTTACCGATCACACCGCGCAGGGCGCTGTCGGTCGCCTGACGCAGGCTGTCATCGGCGCTGGTCACGCTAAACAGATAACGCTCAGGATCGGTCACGCGGTACTGCACGTTCATCTCAACGCGCACCACGTTTTCGTCAGAGGTCAGCATCACGCCAGAGGCGGCCAGTTCACGGACGGATTCCACGTTTACCGCGGTCACGTCGTCAATGAAGGTCGGCTTCCAGTTCAGACCCGGCTCAACCAGATGGCTGAACTTGCCGAAACGGGTGACCACGCCGCGCTCTGCTTCTTTAATGGTGTAGAATCCGCTGGCTGCCCAGATGATGACCACCGCAGCGGCCACGATGCCCACTACGCGGCCCCCCATTGGCGGGCGCGAACTCTGAGTGGAATTGCCACCCGAGCCAGAACCTTTTCCTCCGCCAAGGCCACCAAGCTTCTTGCTCAGCTTGCGGAAGATATCATCCAGATCCGGCGGCCCCTGCTCGCGACCACCTTTGTTGCCATTTCCCTCAGAGTTGCCGCCAGGTTTGCTGCTTCCCCACGGGTCGCGGTCTTGTCCGTTATTACCGGGCTGATTCCACGCCATGTATATGCTCCATATTTGTTATGCAAGGGCGAATTATTCAGGCATCCCCTTTCTGATCAGACGATATAGTCGACCAGCGCAGGTTCTTGTTTACAGAGGCGACGCCAGTCAACGATCGGCATACGCACCTGCATCCCCACGCTGCCGTCATCCTCCATCCACTCTTTTTCTATCGCCTGAAGCTGATAAAACCGGCTGCGCAGCCTGCCTTCCTGTGGCGGCAGTCGCAGCGTGTGCTGAGCTACCTCACCGGAAAGACGTTCTGTCAAAGCCTGGAAAAGCAGTGGCACACCAATACCGGTCTGGGCAGAAAGCCAGACCCGAATCGGTTTGTTCTCTTCATCTCTGTCGATACGCGGTTCGAAATCGTCCAGCATATCGATCTTGTTCATGACCAACAGCGTGGGAATTTCGTGGGCGTCGATCTCTTCGAGCACCACGTTCACCGCGTCGATGTTCTCCTGCACGCGCACGTCTGCCGCATCAATCACGTGCAGCAGCAGCGTCGCCTGTCGCGTCTCCTGCAGGGTGGCCTTGAATGCCGCCACCAGGTCATGCGGCAGGTGACGGATAAACCCTACGGTATCCGCCAGCACCGTTTCACCGACGTCTGCGACGTCAATACGGCGCAGCGTAGGGTCCAGGGTCGCAAACAGCTGGTCTGCGGCATAAACCTGGGCCTCGGTTATCTGGTTAAACAGGGTGGATTTACCGGCGTTGGTATACCCCACCAGCGACACCGTCGGGATGTCGGCTTTCGTTCGTGCCCGACGCCCCTGCTCACGCTGTTTCTCAACCCTTTCCAGACGTGAGAGGATCTGGGTAATTCGGCCACGCAGCAAACGACGGTCGGTTTCGAGCTGGGTTTCACCCGGG is a window of Enterobacter pseudoroggenkampii DNA encoding:
- the hflC gene encoding protease modulator HflC; this encodes MRKSVIAIIVIVLVVLYTSIFVVKEGERGIKFQFSSVVRDGDKRPVIYEPGLHFKVPFIQSVKTLDARIQTMDNQADRFVTKEKKDLIVDSYIKWRISDFSRYFLATGGGDVSQAEVLLKRKFSDRLRSEIGRLDVKDIVTDSRGRLTLEVRDALNSGTAGTEDEVSTPAADDAIAKAAERVQAETNGKVPVINPNSMAALGIEVVDVRIKQINLPAEVSEAIYNRMRAEREAVARRHRSQGQEEAEKLRAAADYEVTKTLAESERQGRILRGEGDAEAAKLFADAFSQDPDFYAFIRSLRAYENSFQSNQDVMVLSPDSDFFRYMKTPTNATR
- the hflK gene encoding FtsH protease activity modulator HflK, translated to MAWNQPGNNGQDRDPWGSSKPGGNSEGNGNKGGREQGPPDLDDIFRKLSKKLGGLGGGKGSGSGGNSTQSSRPPMGGRVVGIVAAAVVIIWAASGFYTIKEAERGVVTRFGKFSHLVEPGLNWKPTFIDDVTAVNVESVRELAASGVMLTSDENVVRVEMNVQYRVTDPERYLFSVTSADDSLRQATDSALRGVIGKYTMDRILTEGRTVIRSDTQRELEETIRPYNMGITLLDVNFQAARPPEEVKAAFDDAIAARENEQQYIREAEAYTNEVQPRANGQAQRILEEARAYKTQTILEAQGEVARFAKILPEYKAAPEITRERLYIETMEKVLSHTRKVLVNDNKGGNLMVLPLDQMLKGSSAPAAKGDTSGANNLLRLPPASTGSASTNTTPSSNDGDIMDQRRANAQRNDYQRQGE
- the hflX gene encoding ribosome rescue GTPase HflX; its protein translation is MFDRYDAGEQAVLVHIYFSQDKDMEDLQEFESLVSSAGVEAMQVITGSRKAPHPKYFVGEGKAVEIADAVKATGASVVLFDHALSPAQERNLEALCECRVIDRTGLILDIFAQRARTHEGKLQVELAQLRHLATRLVRGWTHLERQKGGIGLRGPGETQLETDRRLLRGRITQILSRLERVEKQREQGRRARTKADIPTVSLVGYTNAGKSTLFNQITEAQVYAADQLFATLDPTLRRIDVADVGETVLADTVGFIRHLPHDLVAAFKATLQETRQATLLLHVIDAADVRVQENIDAVNVVLEEIDAHEIPTLLVMNKIDMLDDFEPRIDRDEENKPIRVWLSAQTGIGVPLLFQALTERLSGEVAQHTLRLPPQEGRLRSRFYQLQAIEKEWMEDDGSVGMQVRMPIVDWRRLCKQEPALVDYIV